GGGAGACACCGGGGTGACGGTAGCGGGGAGACTGGAGAGAAGCTTCTTCCTGTTTCTCGAATCTCGAATGTAGACAGTAGTCAAAATGGCTGCCAAGAACCAATCGTCTATCGCCGTCTATCACATTTTCCAAAAGCTAAACGTCGATTGGTCACTGGGATTTCGGCGCGTTCCGAAACTCATCGGAGAAGATGTTGCAAAAGTCTCTTGTTGCGTGCACGGCGGGGGGCGGGGGGATCAAATCtggtaattaatttttcttttattggtATCGTTATTTGGTATTTTCGGAAGACCCTGCCCTTGAGTTTCAATACTTTCAATTCGGTAAATTCGGTTTCTGGGATCGCTCTCTTGTTCTCGTTGACTCTCGCTTTTTTCAGCTCTTTCTACAGATGCGTTAATATTGTGACAGATATTGACTCCTACTAGTGCGAAATTAAACTAATTAGCATTGGAAAATGTCGGTCAAACTAAGTACAAATACTTCGCCGTCAGTTGAATTAAGCTCCTACCGTGATCAACATTTTaaggttcttttttttacagttaacCTTAAACTATCTAGTGAATAATTTCAATCTTATTTTCATTACATTTGattcttttattacatttttgcgCAGAttggaattttaaattctaattattgtaattatgtattgTCATAGTCAACACTTGAAAGGATTGGAATCAGTGTAGTTACATGCAATTGTATGTGTTTCTGATGTGTGCAGTTTTTAACTTTATGAATAACCGTTCCTTTTCATCCGCATGTAGGGTACGAGAGCCGAGCAGGACAGACTTTTAAGGAATTCCACTACTTTGTACGTGGGCAACTTATCTTTTTATACCACCGAAGAACAGATATACGAATTGTTTTCCAAATGTGGCGACATCAGGCGTATCATTATGGGCCTTGATAAATACAAGAAAACACCGTGCGGCTTCTGCTTCGTTGAATATTATCTAAGAGGCGACGCTGAGAATTGTATGAGATACGTAAATGGTACTCGTTTAGACGATAGAATAATCAGGACCGACTGGGATGCTGGCTTTATCGAAGGTAGACAGTACGGTCGTGGCAAGACTGGAGGACAAGTAATTATcctttaacattttaattaatatctcattAATTTAGGCACAAGGTATGAGATGttatgtgatattattttattttctaggtGAGAGATGAATATCGATCAGACTTTGATAGCGGACGAGGTGGTTATGGTAAAATAATACAACAGAAAGTAACGCCTGTCTCTGACGGTGGATTTGGTCGGTGAAATTATGGAATATGAGAGGCTGTGTATGAATGGCCATACACGTGCAAGTGTTCAACCTGTATCtcattgattatttatatgtgactgaagtaattacttttaagtgtaaatataatgtttaaataagtttattcTAAGGAGTAATGAATGTAGGAAGAACGattcatacatacataaaaaagttttgataCTTGGACGAACATGTTTCGCATCATGTTAGAACCGAGAAAATTGtagatttataaaacttgtttaatTCTTGAATGTAATAATTCGCACCATTTTTTTGCTCATTGAATGAATTAATGTAACGAATCTTGgaaatacgagaaaaataaaacgcattctttataaaataaataaatattattttttaatcaatttaacatTTGTTGTGTATTCAATTGTTATGCAAATATTATGTAGAAAGTAAtaggcaaaaataaaaaaaattaacaaatagtTCATCGTGAGATTTCTGAATTTAACTTGttacattttgtatttctataaataatcaatatgtTGGTAATAAAACTttgagttataaaaaaattagatatacgTACatgctattaaaatataaatctttgaGACTCTAAATCACATATTAATGCTCATCATTAtcgttaatatttcttttatttcttttagaaTTAGATTTTGATCTCGTGGTGGCAACAATATCCTCATCGTTGCTATTtttctgagataatttttGCTTGATCAAGCTTATAAAATCTGTGTCATTtctgttgcaattttttaacttatgAATTTCTAGACTTTTGCGAGTAATTCTTGAAGATGTAcgtttttcattattaattgcCAAATTGACTGCATTATTTTCGTGGTTTAAGGTACTGTTAATTACAATAGTGcgacttcttttttcttttctattaatatcaGAGATTTCTTCAGTTTCTGGCCTATTAACAATCATTTCATCACTAACATCAGAATCTACAAACTTTTCCGTTTCTTTCGCATTTTTCTCAGTTTTTTCAACAGTTTCGTTGAACGATACTCGACTCTCAATTTCTTGACtgtacatttctttattattgaGAAGCGTATTCTCATCTTCATCATCTTTTTcgtgattaaatttttctactaGAAATTCTGCTGTATGAATTGGAGCAATATCTTCCTCCGATGCATCCAGATCAAGCGTGTTCTTGTTAACGACTCTACCTCCATGCAGAAAAGTAGAGATGTTTTTGCGCCGCCACATTTTGGAAGTGCTGGGTATAACTTGCTTGCTTCCCTCAAAGCAGAATTCCTTCACGTTGACGTTGGTAATTTCGCCTTTCAAAAAATGCAGATACTTGTTTAATGCCGTGTGAAAATGCAGCTTGTCCACCATTCTGGGAAAATTTGCACATCGTGCGCTGCTCGACGGTGTCACCCAGATTGCGGTGTCGCCAATGCGCTCCGGTTGTAACCCAAAATAAAGTTTGGATTTAGTAGCAAATGTGATGTTAGCGAATACTTCGTAGATGCATTTACCGTTGAACACCGCAATTCTGGGTTTGTATAATCTTA
The Temnothorax longispinosus isolate EJ_2023e chromosome 7, Tlon_JGU_v1, whole genome shotgun sequence DNA segment above includes these coding regions:
- the Cbp20 gene encoding nuclear cap-binding protein subunit 2, translated to MSVKLSTNTSPSVELSSYRDQHFKGTRAEQDRLLRNSTTLYVGNLSFYTTEEQIYELFSKCGDIRRIIMGLDKYKKTPCGFCFVEYYLRGDAENCMRYVNGTRLDDRIIRTDWDAGFIEGRQYGRGKTGGQVRDEYRSDFDSGRGGYGKIIQQKVTPVSDGGFGR
- the LOC139815997 gene encoding uncharacterized protein isoform X1; protein product: MFLEIHKIYRFLHVSPRCVDTMPLDLTKLKRRPSEVSERPKKKIDRFDGLSEEEVQKLYTLEDYLEMNLDIVFVGINPSLTAAHRGRYYAGPGNHFYKLLHESGLTPRLVSFEEDYKLLQYSIGLTNIVARPTRSAVELKRAELKEGAKVVEEKLRLYKPRIAVFNGKCIYEVFANITFATKSKLYFGLQPERIGDTAIWVTPSSSARCANFPRMVDKLHFHTALNKYLHFLKGEITNVNVKEFCFEGSKQVIPSTSKMWRRKNISTFLHGGRVVNKNTLDLDASEEDIAPIHTAEFLVEKFNHEKDDEDENTLLNNKEMYSQEIESRVSFNETVEKTEKNAKETEKFVDSDVSDEMIVNRPETEEISDINRKEKRSRTIVINSTLNHENNAVNLAINNEKRTSSRITRKSLEIHKLKNCNRNDTDFISLIKQKLSQKNSNDEDIVATTRSKSNSKRNKRNINDNDEH
- the LOC139815997 gene encoding uncharacterized protein isoform X2 encodes the protein MPLDLTKLKRRPSEVSERPKKKIDRFDGLSEEEVQKLYTLEDYLEMNLDIVFVGINPSLTAAHRGRYYAGPGNHFYKLLHESGLTPRLVSFEEDYKLLQYSIGLTNIVARPTRSAVELKRAELKEGAKVVEEKLRLYKPRIAVFNGKCIYEVFANITFATKSKLYFGLQPERIGDTAIWVTPSSSARCANFPRMVDKLHFHTALNKYLHFLKGEITNVNVKEFCFEGSKQVIPSTSKMWRRKNISTFLHGGRVVNKNTLDLDASEEDIAPIHTAEFLVEKFNHEKDDEDENTLLNNKEMYSQEIESRVSFNETVEKTEKNAKETEKFVDSDVSDEMIVNRPETEEISDINRKEKRSRTIVINSTLNHENNAVNLAINNEKRTSSRITRKSLEIHKLKNCNRNDTDFISLIKQKLSQKNSNDEDIVATTRSKSNSKRNKRNINDNDEH